The following are encoded together in the Acidovorax sp. KKS102 genome:
- a CDS encoding NAD(P)H-dependent glycerol-3-phosphate dehydrogenase, whose amino-acid sequence MKIIVLGAGAWGTAVAMSAAQHPAGHAVTLWARDAAQAAQMQTQRHNARYLPGITLPPSLTLAHGDFAALWTGADLVIVATPMAALRGMLQTLHGCAAPVAWLCKGFEAVPAGTDPASFGLLAHEIQAQIAPDLIAGVFSGPSFAQEVALGQPTALVAASPHAQVRDALVSAFHSPSVRVYANEDIVGVEVGGAVKNVLAIATGLCDGLALGLNARAALITRGLAEMTRLGLALGARPDTFMGLSGLGDLVLTATGDLSRNRRVGMLLAEGKTLPQAVESLGHVAEGVYSARTVAQRAAALEVDMPITRAVVALLDGQLTPADAVVTLMGRGPASELM is encoded by the coding sequence ATGAAAATCATAGTATTGGGCGCTGGAGCCTGGGGGACGGCGGTGGCCATGAGTGCCGCCCAGCACCCCGCAGGCCATGCCGTCACCTTGTGGGCGCGCGATGCCGCCCAGGCGGCCCAGATGCAGACGCAGCGGCACAACGCGCGTTACCTGCCCGGCATCACCCTCCCCCCCTCCCTCACGCTGGCCCATGGCGACTTTGCTGCGCTATGGACCGGCGCCGACCTCGTCATCGTGGCCACACCCATGGCCGCTTTGCGCGGCATGCTGCAGACCCTGCACGGCTGCGCTGCGCCCGTGGCCTGGCTGTGCAAGGGGTTTGAAGCCGTGCCTGCGGGGACCGACCCGGCATCTTTTGGGCTGCTGGCGCACGAGATACAAGCGCAGATAGCTCCTGATTTAATAGCAGGCGTATTCAGCGGCCCCAGCTTTGCGCAAGAAGTGGCGCTGGGCCAGCCCACCGCCCTGGTGGCAGCCAGCCCCCATGCGCAGGTGCGCGATGCGCTGGTCAGTGCCTTCCACAGCCCCAGCGTGCGCGTGTATGCCAACGAAGACATCGTGGGCGTGGAGGTGGGTGGCGCGGTGAAGAACGTGCTGGCCATTGCCACCGGCCTGTGCGACGGGCTGGCGCTGGGGCTGAACGCCCGCGCCGCGCTCATCACGCGCGGCCTGGCCGAGATGACGCGGCTGGGCCTGGCGCTGGGCGCGCGCCCCGATACCTTCATGGGCCTGTCGGGCCTGGGCGACCTGGTGCTGACCGCCACGGGCGACCTGTCCCGCAACCGGCGCGTGGGCATGTTGCTGGCCGAGGGCAAAACCCTGCCCCAGGCCGTCGAGTCGCTGGGCCATGTGGCCGAGGGCGTTTACAGCGCCCGCACGGTGGCGCAGCGGGCAGCAGCGCTGGAGGTGGACATGCCCATCACCCGCGCGGTGGTGGCGCTGTTGGATGGCCAGCTCACGCCGGCCGATGCGGTTGTCACGCTCATGGGGCGCGGGCCGGCCTCTGAGCTGATGTGA
- the lysA gene encoding diaminopimelate decarboxylase has translation MSNPFSPAQLWALADQFGTPLWVYDAATIRQRIAQVSNFETIRFAQKACSNIHILKLMREQGVKVDAVSRGEILRALAAGYVAGGEPSEIVFTADLFDAATLDCVVEHGVPVNAGSIDMLHQLGARSPGHAVWLRINPGFGHGHSNKTNTGGEHSKHGIWHTDLPAALVAIAQHGLKLVGLHMHIGSGVDYSHLQEVCGAMVNLVRTAHAAGHDLHAISAGGGLSIPYRSGDPVVDTQHYHGLWDAARQQAEAIVGHKLGLEIEPGRFLVAESGVLLGQVRATKNAGSNHFVLVDTGFNELMRPSMYGSYHAMSVLRRDGSTAAEQPTVVAGPLCESGDVFTQGDGGVVLPRDLPAAQVGDLLVIHDTGAYGASMSSNYNTRPLIAEVLVDGGQARLIRRRQTVDELLALELGL, from the coding sequence ATGTCCAACCCCTTTTCGCCCGCCCAGCTCTGGGCCCTGGCCGACCAGTTTGGCACCCCGCTGTGGGTGTATGACGCGGCTACCATCCGCCAGCGCATTGCGCAGGTGTCCAACTTCGAGACCATCCGCTTCGCGCAAAAGGCCTGCTCCAACATCCACATCCTCAAGCTGATGCGCGAGCAGGGCGTGAAGGTGGATGCGGTCTCGCGCGGCGAGATTCTGCGCGCGCTGGCGGCGGGCTACGTGGCCGGTGGCGAGCCGTCTGAGATCGTCTTCACCGCCGACCTGTTCGACGCCGCCACGCTCGACTGCGTGGTGGAGCATGGCGTACCCGTCAACGCAGGCTCCATCGACATGCTGCACCAGCTGGGCGCGCGCTCGCCGGGCCACGCGGTGTGGCTGCGCATCAACCCAGGCTTTGGCCACGGCCACAGCAACAAGACCAACACCGGCGGCGAGCACAGCAAGCACGGCATTTGGCACACCGACCTGCCTGCGGCGCTGGTAGCGATTGCGCAGCACGGCCTGAAGCTGGTGGGCCTGCACATGCACATCGGCTCGGGCGTGGACTACAGCCACCTGCAGGAAGTGTGCGGCGCCATGGTCAACCTGGTGCGCACGGCGCATGCGGCGGGGCATGACCTGCACGCCATCTCGGCGGGCGGTGGCCTGTCCATCCCCTATCGCAGCGGTGACCCGGTGGTGGACACGCAGCATTACCATGGCCTGTGGGACGCCGCGCGCCAGCAAGCCGAGGCCATCGTGGGCCACAAGCTCGGCCTGGAGATCGAGCCCGGCCGCTTTCTGGTGGCCGAATCCGGCGTGCTGCTGGGCCAGGTGCGCGCCACCAAGAACGCGGGCAGCAACCACTTCGTGCTGGTCGATACCGGCTTCAATGAACTCATGCGCCCGTCCATGTACGGCAGCTACCACGCCATGAGCGTGCTGCGCCGCGACGGCTCCACGGCCGCCGAGCAGCCCACGGTGGTGGCGGGCCCGCTGTGCGAGTCGGGCGACGTGTTCACCCAAGGCGACGGCGGCGTGGTGCTGCCACGCGACCTGCCTGCCGCGCAGGTGGGTGATCTGCTGGTGATCCACGACACGGGCGCGTACGGCGCCAGCATGTCCTCCAACTACAACACGCGGCCCTTGATTGCCGAGGTGCTGGTGGACGGCGGCCAGGCCCGCCTGATCCGCCGCCGTCAGACGGTGGACGAGCTGCTGGCGCTGGAACTGGGGCTGTAA
- a CDS encoding LysR family transcriptional regulator, producing the protein MTEPPLNYRTTHRITHRHIEVFRAVMTAGSATGAADLLHSSQPTVSRELARLESLLGYALFERVQGRLRPNARALALWDEVQRSWQGLERVVDRAVALGRSGAVQLSVLCLPALAHALLPGAAARLMRSHSEAHSTTRLSVTPQESPLLEEWMSAQRFDLGLCEQTTAPPGTRAEVLLTLDEVAVLPAGHALAHQPVLDLADFAGEFFVSLSAEDPYRRLIDARFAEAGVERTLRVETHSAAAVCAMVEQGLGIAIVNPVTALAAASERLVLRRLAFSIPFSVTALLPLYRPPLPEVVPMLEALRAQAHAIAARLPPAMD; encoded by the coding sequence ATGACCGAGCCCCCACTGAATTACCGTACCACCCACCGCATCACCCACCGCCACATCGAGGTCTTCCGCGCCGTGATGACCGCAGGCAGCGCCACCGGCGCGGCCGACCTGCTGCACAGCTCGCAGCCCACCGTGAGCCGCGAGCTGGCGCGGCTCGAATCGCTGCTGGGCTACGCCCTGTTCGAGCGCGTGCAGGGCCGCCTGCGCCCCAATGCGCGGGCGCTGGCGCTGTGGGACGAGGTGCAGCGGTCCTGGCAGGGGCTGGAGCGTGTGGTGGACCGGGCCGTGGCGCTGGGCCGGTCGGGGGCCGTGCAGTTGTCGGTGCTGTGCCTGCCCGCGCTGGCCCATGCGCTGCTGCCGGGCGCGGCGGCACGGCTGATGCGGTCGCACTCCGAGGCACACTCCACAACGCGCTTATCTGTCACGCCACAGGAATCGCCCCTGCTCGAAGAATGGATGAGTGCCCAGCGGTTTGACCTGGGCCTGTGCGAGCAGACCACCGCCCCACCCGGCACGCGGGCGGAGGTGCTGCTGACGCTGGACGAGGTGGCCGTGCTGCCCGCAGGCCACGCACTCGCGCACCAGCCGGTGCTGGACCTGGCCGACTTTGCGGGCGAGTTTTTTGTGAGCCTCTCGGCCGAAGACCCCTACCGCCGCCTGATCGACGCCCGGTTTGCCGAGGCGGGCGTGGAGCGCACGCTTCGCGTGGAGACCCACAGCGCCGCCGCAGTGTGCGCCATGGTCGAGCAGGGCCTGGGCATCGCCATCGTCAACCCGGTCACCGCCCTGGCCGCCGCCAGCGAGCGACTGGTGCTGCGGCGGCTGGCGTTTTCCATCCCGTTCAGCGTGACGGCGCTGCTGCCGCTGTACCGCCCACCGTTGCCCGAGGTCGTGCCCATGCTGGAGGCCCTGCGCGCGCAGGCACACGCCATTGCGGCGAGGCTGCCGCCCGCCATGGACTGA
- the coaD gene encoding pantetheine-phosphate adenylyltransferase, giving the protein MAQNVLAVYPGTFDPITLGHEDVVRRATQLFERVIVAVAAGHHKKTLFSLEERIDMVREAVKMYPQVQVEPFSGLLRDFVVSRGGKAMVRGLRAVTDFDYEFQLAGMNRSLMPQVETVFLTPSDKYQFISSTFVREIAVLGGEVTKFVSPSVEERLAVKVRSLAAPGG; this is encoded by the coding sequence ATGGCCCAGAACGTGCTCGCCGTGTACCCCGGAACCTTCGACCCCATCACCCTGGGCCATGAAGATGTGGTGCGCAGAGCCACCCAGTTGTTTGAACGTGTGATCGTGGCCGTGGCGGCGGGCCACCACAAGAAGACCCTGTTCTCGCTGGAAGAACGCATCGACATGGTGCGCGAGGCCGTGAAGATGTATCCCCAGGTGCAGGTCGAGCCCTTCTCGGGCCTGCTGCGCGACTTTGTGGTGTCGCGCGGCGGCAAGGCCATGGTGCGCGGCCTGCGCGCCGTGACCGACTTTGACTACGAGTTCCAGCTCGCGGGCATGAACCGCAGCCTGATGCCGCAGGTTGAAACCGTGTTCCTCACCCCCAGCGACAAGTACCAGTTCATCAGCAGCACCTTTGTGCGCGAGATCGCGGTGCTGGGCGGCGAGGTGACCAAGTTCGTGTCGCCCTCGGTCGAGGAGCGGCTGGCGGTCAAGGTGCGCAGCCTGGCAGCGCCGGGCGGCTGA
- the rsmD gene encoding 16S rRNA (guanine(966)-N(2))-methyltransferase RsmD, which produces MSRSTLRGSAITAEIRKAQAAAAAAPVDPKAAKKNPKDKAAAAAAPKGAGEIRIIGGQWKRTRLPVAQRPGLRPTPDRVRETLFNWLGQDLAGWRCLDAFAGTGALGLEAASRGAALVLLVENDAALVAQLQVLQAKLQASAVRVQRGDGVSALKQATPASLDLVLLDPPFDGPFFEPALQAASQVVAAGGFIYLEAPRVWADEELAAVGLFVHRHLKAGAVHAHLLRPVAAAAA; this is translated from the coding sequence ATGAGCCGATCCACCCTGCGCGGCAGCGCCATCACCGCCGAAATCCGCAAGGCCCAGGCCGCCGCCGCTGCGGCCCCCGTGGACCCCAAGGCCGCCAAGAAAAATCCCAAGGACAAAGCTGCTGCGGCGGCCGCCCCCAAGGGCGCGGGCGAAATCCGCATCATCGGCGGGCAATGGAAGCGCACCCGCCTGCCCGTGGCCCAGCGCCCCGGCCTGCGCCCCACGCCCGACCGCGTGCGCGAAACCCTGTTCAACTGGCTGGGCCAGGACCTGGCGGGCTGGCGCTGCCTGGATGCGTTTGCAGGCACGGGCGCGCTGGGGCTCGAAGCCGCCTCGCGCGGCGCCGCATTGGTGCTGCTGGTGGAAAACGATGCGGCGCTGGTCGCCCAGCTGCAGGTTCTGCAGGCCAAGCTGCAGGCCAGCGCCGTACGCGTGCAGCGCGGCGACGGCGTGTCTGCACTGAAGCAGGCCACACCCGCCAGCCTGGACCTGGTGCTGCTGGACCCACCATTCGATGGGCCGTTTTTCGAGCCCGCCCTGCAGGCGGCCAGCCAGGTCGTGGCGGCCGGGGGCTTCATCTACCTCGAAGCGCCTCGCGTGTGGGCAGATGAGGAACTGGCGGCAGTGGGGCTGTTTGTGCACCGCCACCTGAAAGCTGGGGCCGTCCATGCGCATTTGCTGCGCCCTGTGGCGGCCGCTGCGGCCTGA
- a CDS encoding pitrilysin family protein yields the protein MITIKNIAVRALCTSAIALFSSNSAWALLPIQHWTEPNGAKVYLVESPVIPMVDVQIDFDAGTRRDPAGQSGLANAVAAMASKGVKSGRDATAEPALDENGLGEAWADLGASFEANADNDSLHYVLRSLTDPPLLERAARLAARQIAEPVTTDDVWQRDRARWSASLKEANTRPATVANHAFAAAVYGSHPYGVRTTEETLARISVADMQAFHAQYVAACRAKVSIVGAVSRAQAQTLVATLLSRLPATAGCAPLPPVGEVAALTAPAEKAIPFASAQAHVLIGQPGFQRRDPDFLALLVGNHILGGGGFVSRLTHEVREKRGLSYSVYSYFAPGLHAGAFTVGLQTRPDQAAQAVQVSRDVIARFVAEGPTEAELRAAKDNLIGGFALRIDSNKKLLGNVANIAWNDLPLDYLDQWAKKVEALTVADVRTAMAQKLQPDRMVTVVVGGKQP from the coding sequence ATGATTACTATCAAAAACATAGCTGTCCGTGCTTTATGCACTAGCGCTATCGCCCTTTTTTCCTCCAATTCGGCCTGGGCGCTGCTGCCCATCCAGCACTGGACGGAGCCCAATGGGGCCAAGGTCTATCTGGTCGAAAGCCCGGTCATCCCCATGGTGGACGTGCAGATCGACTTTGACGCCGGTACGCGCCGCGACCCGGCAGGCCAGTCCGGCCTGGCCAATGCGGTGGCCGCCATGGCCAGCAAGGGCGTGAAGTCCGGGCGCGACGCCACCGCCGAGCCGGCGCTGGACGAAAACGGCCTGGGCGAGGCCTGGGCCGACCTGGGCGCCAGCTTTGAAGCCAATGCCGACAACGACTCGCTGCACTACGTGCTGCGCTCGCTGACCGACCCGCCGCTGCTGGAACGCGCCGCACGCCTGGCGGCCCGCCAGATTGCCGAGCCCGTGACGACCGACGACGTCTGGCAACGCGACCGCGCCCGCTGGAGCGCCAGCCTGAAAGAAGCCAACACGCGCCCCGCCACCGTGGCCAACCATGCGTTTGCCGCTGCGGTGTATGGCAGCCACCCCTACGGCGTGCGCACCACCGAAGAAACGCTGGCCCGCATCAGCGTGGCCGACATGCAGGCCTTTCACGCACAGTACGTGGCCGCCTGCCGTGCCAAGGTCAGCATCGTGGGCGCCGTATCGCGTGCCCAGGCGCAGACGCTGGTGGCTACGCTGCTGTCGCGCCTGCCTGCCACTGCAGGCTGCGCACCGCTGCCGCCGGTGGGCGAGGTGGCGGCGCTGACGGCGCCTGCCGAGAAGGCCATCCCATTTGCGTCGGCCCAGGCCCATGTGCTGATCGGCCAGCCGGGCTTCCAGCGCCGCGACCCGGACTTCCTCGCGCTGCTGGTGGGCAACCACATCCTGGGTGGCGGCGGTTTTGTCTCGCGCCTGACCCACGAGGTGCGCGAAAAGCGCGGCCTGAGCTATAGCGTCTACAGCTACTTTGCGCCTGGCCTGCACGCCGGGGCCTTCACCGTGGGCCTGCAGACGCGCCCCGACCAGGCCGCTCAGGCCGTACAGGTCTCGCGCGACGTGATCGCCCGCTTTGTGGCCGAAGGCCCCACCGAGGCCGAGCTGCGCGCCGCCAAGGACAACCTCATCGGCGGCTTTGCGCTGCGCATCGACAGCAACAAGAAGCTGCTGGGCAACGTGGCCAACATCGCCTGGAACGACCTGCCGCTGGACTACCTGGACCAGTGGGCCAAAAAGGTCGAGGCCCTCACGGTGGCCGACGTGCGCACCGCCATGGCCCAAAAGCTGCAGCCTGACCGCATGGTGACCGTGGTGGTGGGAGGCAAGCAGCCATGA
- a CDS encoding pitrilysin family protein: MKRAFTLLGLLACLSSGAAFAATTPVSQPSSAPSATASGAQQFTLKNGMQLIVQPDRRAPTAVHMVWVRVGSMDEVDGTSGVAHALEHMMFKGTKTLPPGEFSRRVAALGGRENAFTSRDYTGYYQQIPSNRLEDVMKLESDRFANNHWPDEEFKKEIEVVKEERRLRTEDQPRAVLAEQLFAATFNASPYRRPIVGWMSDLDAMTPEDVRAFHRQWYTPTNAAVVVAGDVDVAQVRALAEKYYGSLPVHALPARKPRTEPEQKGLRRIAVKAPAEQAYVALAFRAPSLDRVDNLTDEDRDALALMVLSAVFNGYDGARLDRALTQGPNRVADSASSSAMVTGRGPSLFMLSGVPAAGKTAQQVEDALRAEVTRVAKEGVSEAELNRVKTQWIASTVYERDSVMSQAQELGGNWVQGFPLDANERLLALLRTVTPAQVQAVAAKYFGDDQLTVATLLPQPLDAPRARPQLPPGAAIR; the protein is encoded by the coding sequence ATGAAACGCGCTTTCACCCTTCTGGGCCTGCTGGCCTGCCTCTCGTCCGGGGCTGCCTTTGCGGCCACCACCCCGGTGTCTCAACCCTCCAGCGCGCCGTCTGCCACGGCCTCAGGTGCGCAGCAGTTCACGCTAAAGAACGGCATGCAGCTCATCGTGCAGCCTGACCGCCGCGCGCCGACGGCGGTGCACATGGTCTGGGTGCGTGTGGGCTCGATGGACGAGGTGGACGGCACCTCGGGCGTGGCCCATGCGCTGGAGCACATGATGTTCAAGGGCACCAAGACCTTGCCGCCGGGCGAGTTCTCGCGCCGCGTGGCGGCGCTGGGCGGGCGGGAGAACGCATTCACCAGCCGCGACTACACCGGCTACTACCAGCAGATCCCGTCCAACCGGCTGGAGGACGTGATGAAGCTCGAATCGGACCGGTTTGCCAACAACCACTGGCCCGACGAGGAGTTCAAGAAAGAGATCGAGGTCGTCAAGGAAGAGCGGCGTCTGCGCACCGAAGACCAGCCCCGCGCCGTACTGGCCGAACAGCTGTTTGCTGCCACCTTCAACGCGTCGCCCTACCGCCGCCCCATCGTGGGCTGGATGAGCGACCTGGACGCGATGACGCCTGAGGACGTGCGCGCCTTCCACCGCCAGTGGTACACCCCCACCAACGCCGCCGTCGTGGTGGCAGGTGATGTGGATGTGGCCCAGGTGCGTGCCCTGGCCGAGAAGTACTACGGCAGCCTGCCCGTGCACGCGCTGCCCGCGCGCAAGCCGCGCACCGAGCCCGAGCAGAAGGGCCTGCGCCGCATCGCCGTCAAGGCCCCGGCCGAGCAGGCCTATGTGGCCCTGGCCTTCCGCGCGCCCAGCCTGGACCGCGTGGACAACCTTACCGACGAAGACCGCGACGCCCTCGCGCTGATGGTGCTGTCGGCCGTATTCAACGGCTACGACGGTGCCCGGCTGGACCGCGCACTGACACAGGGCCCCAACCGCGTGGCCGACAGCGCCAGCAGCTCCGCCATGGTGACGGGGCGCGGCCCCAGCCTGTTCATGCTCAGCGGCGTGCCCGCTGCGGGCAAGACGGCCCAGCAGGTCGAAGACGCGCTGCGCGCCGAGGTGACCCGGGTGGCGAAGGAGGGGGTGAGTGAGGCCGAGCTGAACCGCGTCAAGACGCAATGGATCGCCTCCACCGTGTACGAGCGCGACTCGGTGATGAGCCAGGCGCAGGAGCTGGGCGGCAACTGGGTGCAGGGCTTTCCGCTGGACGCCAACGAGCGCCTGCTGGCCCTGCTGCGCACCGTGACCCCGGCGCAGGTGCAGGCCGTTGCCGCCAAGTATTTTGGCGACGACCAGCTCACAGTGGCCACACTGCTGCCCCAGCCGCTGGACGCCCCCCGCGCCCGCCCCCAGCTGCCCCCGGGCGCTGCCATCCGCTGA
- the ftsY gene encoding signal recognition particle-docking protein FtsY: MFSFFKKKPAPSPAPTDAPAPAQPVGAPAPAVEAPVAPPSPATPAVAPPTAPAPVAPAPVAAPAPGGFGWLRNPFGSKAPEPAAPPPAAPAPAIEPAPAPVAVPPVAPIVTPPPAAPAVTVPAAGPVATSPAFPPVAPPVPVAAPAPVTPPAPITPPPAPVAAPAASAAPPAPAPERKGWLDRLKAGLRKTGSSIATVFTGTQIDDALYEELEEALLMADTGVKATTHLLTDLKRRVKDSKTTDPAAVKGLLADALADLLRPLEKALVIGEHTPTVIMVAGVNGAGKTTSIGKLTKHLADEGAAVLLAAADTFRAAAREQLGVWADRNTVEIVSQEGGDPAAVSFDAVTAGKARGKDVVLVDTAGRLPTQLHLMEELKKIRRVVTKADATAPHEVLLVIDGNTGQNALAQVRAFDDALQLTGLIVTKLDGTAKGGVLAAIAQERPIPVYFIGVGEKLEDLETFNAREFAQALLS; this comes from the coding sequence ATGTTCAGTTTTTTCAAGAAAAAGCCCGCTCCTTCGCCCGCCCCCACCGATGCGCCCGCCCCGGCCCAGCCGGTAGGCGCACCGGCGCCCGCCGTGGAGGCGCCCGTAGCGCCGCCCTCACCCGCCACGCCGGCCGTGGCGCCCCCTACCGCCCCTGCGCCAGTCGCACCCGCGCCCGTGGCGGCGCCCGCCCCGGGCGGTTTTGGCTGGCTGCGCAATCCGTTTGGCAGCAAAGCGCCCGAGCCCGCTGCGCCGCCCCCCGCAGCACCCGCGCCCGCCATCGAGCCCGCTCCGGCGCCCGTAGCCGTGCCACCGGTGGCGCCGATCGTCACACCGCCCCCTGCCGCGCCTGCAGTTACCGTACCGGCCGCTGGTCCAGTGGCCACAAGCCCAGCATTCCCCCCCGTCGCGCCCCCGGTTCCTGTTGCCGCCCCCGCGCCGGTGACTCCGCCCGCGCCCATCACGCCACCGCCTGCGCCCGTGGCGGCACCTGCGGCCTCGGCTGCGCCCCCCGCCCCGGCGCCCGAGCGCAAAGGCTGGCTCGACCGCCTCAAGGCTGGCCTGCGCAAGACCGGTAGCAGCATTGCCACCGTCTTCACCGGCACGCAGATCGATGACGCGCTGTACGAGGAGCTGGAAGAGGCCCTGCTGATGGCCGACACCGGCGTGAAAGCCACTACCCACCTGTTAACGGACCTCAAGCGCCGTGTGAAGGACAGCAAGACCACCGACCCTGCGGCCGTCAAAGGCCTGCTGGCCGATGCACTGGCCGACCTGTTGCGCCCGCTCGAAAAAGCCCTGGTGATTGGCGAGCACACCCCCACCGTGATCATGGTGGCCGGCGTGAACGGTGCGGGCAAGACCACTTCGATCGGCAAGCTCACCAAACATCTGGCAGACGAAGGTGCCGCCGTGCTGCTGGCCGCCGCCGACACCTTCCGTGCCGCTGCGCGCGAGCAGCTCGGTGTGTGGGCTGACCGCAACACGGTCGAGATCGTGAGCCAGGAAGGCGGTGACCCCGCTGCCGTGAGCTTTGATGCCGTGACCGCCGGCAAGGCGCGCGGCAAGGACGTGGTGCTGGTGGACACTGCCGGCCGCCTGCCCACGCAACTGCACCTGATGGAAGAGCTGAAGAAGATCCGCCGCGTGGTCACCAAGGCCGATGCCACGGCCCCGCACGAGGTGCTGCTGGTGATCGACGGCAACACCGGCCAGAACGCCCTGGCCCAGGTGCGCGCGTTTGACGACGCGCTGCAGCTCACCGGCCTGATCGTCACCAAGCTCGATGGCACGGCCAAGGGCGGCGTGCTGGCCGCCATCGCGCAGGAGCGCCCCATCCCGGTGTACTTCATCGGTGTGGGCGAAAAGCTCGAAGACCTGGAAACCTTCAACGCCCGCGAATTTGCCCAGGCCTTGCTGAGCTGA